aatgatctgttgacgatctgtgtgaagatgggggccagatggtcagcacaggattttagacaagttggtgaaagaggtactaattattggacaaaaaaactcaaaaaagaagccactacaatataatttgactcttgatggatgtgctgttacatcatcttcaacagcgaagaacttaggtgttatatttgataccaatcttttTGAtaccctaacactgttcgagatgcagacacactccctcaatttaagtctagactaaagactcatctatttatccaggcatacacctaatttatcctccaacacacaattaggttgctttagtttagtctgccggagccagaaacattgatcattatttataactctgcaataaattgaatggcatctatgcttatattattttatttgtttccctgtctcaacctcgggactcctatcctgaggtcaccagaaccagctggatccagcaccattcctgcttcatattggactccactgctacatttcgctgaatgatgatgactaaatgcagccggtgccaaacatcacttcagtctattatgatggacttcagaggatgaactgatgccaactctaaccataagacatggaatacttcatatgccattgtctgaaccttggatttaggatggaccacaccgaacctcaccaaaattaccggccaggttgaactgcgtttcatatccctgatctctgcctgcatcaccttggtctattgatggactacgatcttgaaatggaatgcataaactaacaattgccaacaaaagccttcatcagccaattaacaaggacaattgcatctgtgaacttctgcagttaatccaggatggacttcaaagacattggtcattaatcttacagttcaaactaaatcgatggttaaacactgacccttaacacttacctagtttaataattttaaactatgactttaactatacataagtaatatttacattatattcatgatgttagtcagaggggaactggcccccacagtgagtctggtttctcccaaggttatttttctccattaatcaacatcttatggagttttgagttccttgccacagtcgttttcagcttgctcactggggttattaatacaattattatttaattacttatttttaaacacgattaacaagcgtattttattaaattacacaatgatgattcatcgacattatagatattacggttttatcgtctgttaattcctgatcttctgtaaagctgctttgaaacgatgtgtgttgtgaaaggcgctatacaaataaattgacTTGAAACACTGTGTGGGCCATGTGCTTTTCTTGTCTTCTGTTTCTGTAAGAcctggcacacatcatcttcaccgatcttaagtgcaggttgaaaAGCAGGAGAGGGGAGGAGTGGGGTTGAAGGagatgttgatgtttgtgtgctgttaaggtcagagcgggtgttgGGTgcgagactgggcttttcaaatctacagtaaaacacatttaggttatcagccagttgttgatacCCTGCAGTGTTGGGGGATAGTGTCTTTTAGTTGGCAAATTCTTTCAAGCCTCTCCAGACTGATAGGATCGTTagctgaaaacagttttttcagcgtttcagaatagcttcttttagccactcttaTCACCTTTGTCAGTCTATTTTTGGCTTGAATATACAAGACATGAATCTGATCGAACATCTCTGAAGAGACctgaaaatgactctaaacaaacggttcccatccaacctgacagagctttagTGAATTTACAGAGAACAATGGCAGAAAATCCtaaaatccaggtgtgcaaagcttgtcgcatcataacCAAAAAGACTGAGGTTGTAATCGCTGCCAAacgtgcttcaactaagtacagagttaagggtctgaacacttatgtcaatgtgatatttcaggtttttttttatataaatttgcaaagttattaaattctggtttttgctttgtcattatggggtatgaagtGTAGTTTGATGTGAAAATTAGCAATTTGCAATAGTCAATCTGTattaaaatagatttattataagggcttttctaagtacaaatcaaaatacaaattCGCCAGATAGATGCTTTTGGAGCAACTCACTCaaacttttaaacagtatttttctTTGTTGCTAGGTAAGATATttatagtttgaaacttagaaaaacacctctagagatccctgcattcagaaTTGCACTCCGTCCAGCTGCtattgaatgcaagaacataacgttctcatcttgtgttgtcgCAAGTTTCAAGTTCGGAACTGTATACTACCATACTATTGCTGCCATCGACacatatggcagaagtagtaagagtagtaatggaagtatgccattctgaactcggCCCATGTCTGTGTTTTTTGTCTCTGTACAGCTGTTAATTGCCTATAACAGCTTGAGTTTTGCTTATTACCCCTTGCtaaaaacaggtggtactttaagcttgaattgctctgatagtAAGATTATTCCACATTatggtccagggacatgattaattgcttttatttctttaacaccttattttttatataattaaatcacacagatataaatgttaaaacaacagccacaatagatagatagacaaacacaaGTGCTAAAATGcaagagagaaaaatagaacgGATAATAGAAAGTCTTCACCCTGATCTCTTTTCTTGGCCCAGTTCTGTGCAGTGATATCTGCGGGGTTTGCAATAACATCGTCTCCATTAATTACCACTGAAACAGAACATTTGACAAGGGGAAATTATGTGCATGTTTTGTGCGAATAAAACTGAATTAATATTCCCTTCTTGGATTTCTCTGGTACCTCTTGGTTCTGATGAGGGTCTCCGGGGTTCACCTGTACAAAGAACGAACATGAAACTATCTTTAGCCTAAATGACTTCTGCAATCAATAGTGTCTAGaaaactgtatgtgtgtgtgcaactGACGAATGAAGGGTTGAAAAATATTCAATTCAAGCATTCATGTTCTCACCTTTCTTGACCATTATTTGGATTTCAACCAAAGGATCAACATCCAGTGTAACATCTACACCACAGTAGTACAGTCCAGAATCCGCTGCGCCCAATCTATAAATGATGATGGTAACCAAGCGGGAAGTAGTGTTGTCAAATAGAGCGAATTGCCCATGTTGAGTCCAACTGTTTGGTTGAGCAGTCTGAACCAGTTTCTCTTCAAAGAAGCCACTGGACCTGCTGAAATACTTGTTGTTTTCCTCATAGCCCGACCGGtatttgacatttaataataaGTCTTCCCCCTCATATCCAATTATTTCTGTGTGCTTTACAGCACAACCAAGATCCAGTAGCCAAactgtaaattaaatgtaaattaaaagtaCAGCATATAACCATCAGTAAATATTATTTGGCAACAATGTCAATCTGCAATCATGTCTCTTGGGAAACTCATAATCATGAAAAGGCACTCAGCATCTACTAAAGAAAACAGCTGAAAATGAAgtgattaattaatgttaactcaCCTGTAAAGACAGACAAACCGAACACTTTCCACATGTTAAATGGTCAACTCTGGTTTAGAAAGTAGAAAACAGTGTCTCTCTATATTTCTGTCTCCTTCTCCCACTTCCTTGTTCAGAGCAAATAACTCAGCCTTAAGAGTTAAataaccatctctctctctctctctctctctctctctcacacacacacacacacacacacacacacacacaca
This DNA window, taken from Xyrauchen texanus isolate HMW12.3.18 chromosome 5, RBS_HiC_50CHRs, whole genome shotgun sequence, encodes the following:
- the LOC127643817 gene encoding CMRF35-like molecule 9 — encoded protein: MWKVFGLSVFTVWLLDLGCAVKHTEIIGYEGEDLLLNVKYRSGYEENNKYFSRSSGFFEEKLVQTAQPNSWTQHGQFALFDNTTSRLVTIIIYRLGAADSGLYYCGVDVTLDVDPLVEIQIMVKKGEPRRPSSEPRVVINGDDVIANPADITAQNWAKKRDQDRQQIIGAV